A region of the Longimicrobium sp. genome:
GGTAGCTGGGGTGGAGGTAGCGCGGCAGCTCCCCGGGGCTGCCGGCCACCTCGGCGAAGAAGCGGTCGAAGACGTCGATGTGCTTCGCCTCGTCCGAGAGGAAGGAGGTCAGGTAGATCTCCTCCTCCCGGCGCCCCTCCGCGGCGACCACCCGCAGGAGCGGGACGAGGTGGGTGGTGACCGACTCCTCGGCGGCGTGGAAGAGCGCGCAGAGCTGCAGCAGCCGCTCCCTGCGATGCGGTTCCAGGGCCAGCCAGTCCTCCCGGTCCCGGCCGAAGTCCACCTCGTCCGGGTTCCAGCCGTACAGCTTCGCCTTCCTCCAGAGCCGCATGGGGACGGAGGCGCGGTCCAGGGCGCGTGCGTGGTGCCCGTGCATGCTCCGCTTCAGGGTTCGGGTCCCGTCGGGCCGGGTCGGGCGCGCGCCGCGAACTCCTCGACGAACCGGGTGAACGACTCCACGCCGGCCGCGTCCGCCTCCCCCGCCGCGGGGCGGGGAGCCTGGATCGTGCACCGGATCCCGCCGCGCTCCGCCCGCGACGCGACGAACAGCGTCCGCGCCCCGCACCGCGCGGCGAGCCGGAGGAGCGCGTCGCTGACGTGCAGCGTCCCGCCCGCGGCCCGCACGGGCGTGGTCAGGCCGGGGAGCGGCTCGGCCCGGTCGATCATGGCGAACACGGTCCGGCCCTCGCCGAGCGCCTCCCTCACCGCGACCAGGAGGAGCGGGGACCGGGGGATCTGGGGGAGGACGGGGGACTTCTCCGGCGGCGGGACCGGGACCCAGGTCACCACGGCCAGGTCGTAGCCGCGCTCGTGCAGGTGGTGCAGCGCCGGGATGGTCAGGCGCGTGTGCGGCCCCACGAGCAGGACGCCGCGTCCCGAGGCGACCGCCTCGTCGAGCTCGCGGATCCCGTCCACCCGCACCCGGAGGGGATGGTCGATCCCCCTCTTCCGCAGCGCCCGCAGGACCTGCCCCACCACCGCGTCGCGCCCCGATTCGACGGGCGAGCGCAGCACGTTCAGCCTGCTGCGCGGAAGCAGCCAGGCAGCGGCGCGCGAGGCGCCGAGCGCGACGGAGAACCTGTGCCGGGCCGGGACGGCCGCCAGCACGCCGCAGCAGAGCCCCAGCGCCCCGCGCAGCGCGTGCTCGGCAGCCGTTCCCCACGGCCAGACGCCCTCGGGCAAACGCCGGTCTCCTGCCTACCCGAACAGCTCGTCCACCGGCATCCGCCACCCCGGCACCGCGGGCTCGGCCTCCGCCACCTCGCCGCGCCGGTAGACGGTGGGGTGCTCCGGGGCGTCCGCCCGGTAGACCCGCACCACGCCCTCGCGCAGCAGCACGTCCCACACCACCCGCGTCCCCGCCGCGAAGTAGTCGGCGCGCTTGGCGGCCATGCGGCGCTCGGCCTCCTCGCCGTACTCGGGCCCCTCGCGCACCTCGGCGGCGAACACCGGGGCGCCGTGCGGGAAGCCCTCCTCCCACGGCGGTCCCGTGTACCACGATGCATCCGGGCAGAGCGCCTGGCGGTGCGGGAGATCGACCACGAAGGAGACGCGCGACGAGAGCGCGAGTCCGCCGCCGTGCCGATCCTCGTGATCGAGAAGGCTTCCGACGGTGTGCGCCGCCGCCCGCCCGGCGGCGAATCCCGAGCCGCCGATGACCACGAGCTGTCCGCCGACGATCTCGGTTTTGAGCTTCGTGATCGCCATGTCATCGATGGTCGCCCTGCGCCCGAGCGGCACGACCACGATCTCGCCCGGCCCGCCCCACCAGTCGTCACGCCGCAGGCGCCTCAGCATCTCAGCAGCTTCCATCATCCTCTCCCGCCCGAACGCAGACCGTGCCCGGCCCCCCTCCAGCGACAGGCGTGCTCAATCGAACAGCTCGTCCACCGGCATCCGCCAGCCGGGCACCGCGGGCTCGGCCTTCGCGACCTCGCCGCGGCGGTAGACGGTGGGGTGCTCCGGGTCGTCCGCCCGGTAGGCGCGGATCACGCCCTCACGCAGCACGTCCACGTCCCACACCACCTGCGTTCCCGCCGCGAAGTAGTCGGCGCGCTTGGCGGCCATGCGGCGCTCGGCGGCGGGACCGTAATCCTCTCCGCTGCGGACTTCTGCCACGAAAACCGGCACTCCCTCCAGAAGCCGGACTCCCGACCGTGGGCCGACGTACCAGGCCGCATCTGGAGCGAACGATCTGCGGGGGCTGTAGATGAACCCGACGTTGTCTCCGTAGCCCCTGCCCCCGCCATGGGCGCGTTGGTGGAGCTTGAGGCTGGTCGCGATGTTGGTCGACGCAGTCCCGTGCGCGTCT
Encoded here:
- a CDS encoding Uma2 family endonuclease gives rise to the protein MLRRLRRDDWWGGPGEIVVVPLGRRATIDDMAITKLKTEIVGGQLVVIGGSGFAAGRAAAHTVGSLLDHEDRHGGGLALSSRVSFVVDLPHRQALCPDASWYTGPPWEEGFPHGAPVFAAEVREGPEYGEEAERRMAAKRADYFAAGTRVVWDVLLREGVVRVYRADAPEHPTVYRRGEVAEAEPAVPGWRMPVDELFG
- a CDS encoding Uma2 family endonuclease; this encodes MNIAPLGREATLDDLYRVEGKAELVDGKLVLMAPGGDAHGTASTNIATSLKLHQRAHGGGRGYGDNVGFIYSPRRSFAPDAAWYVGPRSGVRLLEGVPVFVAEVRSGEDYGPAAERRMAAKRADYFAAGTQVVWDVDVLREGVIRAYRADDPEHPTVYRRGEVAKAEPAVPGWRMPVDELFD